From one Bacteroides fragilis NCTC 9343 genomic stretch:
- a CDS encoding DUF4837 family protein produces the protein MKKYLFYLSMALVAVVLFSCKSGKKSVFTPTSSGRAYEVLVVVEKPVWERPAGRALYNVLDTDVPGLPQSERSFRIMSTSPKDFDAILKLVRNIIIVDIQDIYTQPKFKYAKDVYASPQMILTIQAPDEASFEKFVEENKQPIIDFFTRAEMNRQISFLEKNHNDYISTKVGSMFNSDIWLPAELSSSKTGEDFFWAGTNAATGDQNFVIYSYPYTDKDTFTKEFFIHKRDSVMKANIPGAKEGMYMATDSSTVEVRPIDIHGDYTMEARGLWRIKGDFMGGPFVSHTRLDKASHRIITTEVFIYSPDKMKRDLMRRLEASLYTLQLPTEKAQEQIPMGIEQEEKTNK, from the coding sequence ATGAAAAAGTACCTGTTTTACCTCAGTATGGCTCTTGTAGCAGTAGTGTTGTTTTCTTGTAAAAGCGGCAAGAAAAGTGTGTTTACTCCAACTTCCAGCGGACGTGCTTATGAAGTCCTCGTTGTGGTTGAGAAGCCTGTGTGGGAGCGTCCTGCCGGTAGAGCTTTGTACAATGTGCTCGATACAGATGTGCCCGGACTTCCGCAATCGGAACGTTCGTTCAGGATCATGTCTACTTCTCCCAAAGATTTTGATGCGATCCTGAAGTTGGTGCGCAACATTATTATCGTAGATATACAGGACATTTATACCCAACCTAAATTCAAGTATGCCAAGGATGTATATGCATCTCCCCAGATGATTTTGACTATTCAGGCTCCGGACGAGGCATCGTTTGAGAAGTTTGTCGAAGAGAACAAACAGCCGATTATAGACTTCTTTACCCGTGCCGAAATGAACCGTCAGATCTCTTTCCTGGAGAAAAATCATAATGACTATATTTCGACGAAAGTAGGTAGCATGTTCAACAGTGATATCTGGCTTCCGGCCGAACTGAGCAGTTCGAAGACAGGAGAAGACTTTTTCTGGGCAGGTACTAATGCCGCTACCGGAGACCAGAACTTTGTAATCTACTCTTACCCGTATACAGATAAGGATACCTTTACGAAAGAGTTCTTTATCCATAAGCGAGATTCAGTGATGAAGGCTAATATTCCGGGTGCCAAAGAGGGTATGTACATGGCGACTGATTCGTCTACCGTAGAGGTTCGTCCGATTGATATTCATGGAGATTACACAATGGAAGCACGCGGACTGTGGCGCATAAAGGGCGATTTCATGGGTGGCCCGTTTGTTTCGCACACCCGTCTGGATAAAGCCAGCCACCGTATTATCACTACAGAAGTATTTATTTACTCACCCGATAAAATGAAACGTGACCTGATGCGCCGATTGGAAGCATCTCTGTATACTTTGCAACTTCCTACCGAGAAGGCGCAGGAACAGATTCCGATGGGCATAGAGCAGGAGGAGAAAACTAACAAATAA
- a CDS encoding DUF4831 family protein, which produces MKKLIILTGLLLSTSAYAQTEVTAGVTRGKDYGVTYALPKTAINIEVKVNKVTYTPGEFSKYADRYLRLTDVSGEPQEYWELVSVKAKSVGIPDSEHTYFVKLKDKTVAPLIELTEDGIVKSINVPLSPKKSAPMQPATTQKKKINPRDFLTEEILMAGSTAKMAELVAKEIYNIRESKNALVRGQADNMPKDGEQLKIMLANLEEQEAAMTEMFSGTLNKDEKIFNIRLTPDKEMDNEVAFRFSKKLGIVANNDLAGEPVYITLKNLKTVNVPEDDGKKKVDGIAYNVPGKAQVTLTEGKKQWFNGELPVTQFGTIEYLAPALFNKKSTVQVTFNPDTGGLIKVDREEGE; this is translated from the coding sequence ATGAAAAAGCTAATTATACTGACAGGGCTGTTACTCTCTACCTCGGCTTATGCCCAGACCGAAGTTACAGCGGGAGTTACCCGGGGAAAAGATTACGGTGTAACCTATGCACTTCCTAAAACAGCAATCAATATTGAAGTCAAAGTCAATAAAGTGACATATACTCCGGGAGAATTCAGCAAGTATGCCGACCGTTATCTCCGGTTGACCGATGTGTCGGGTGAGCCTCAGGAATATTGGGAACTGGTCAGCGTCAAAGCAAAATCTGTCGGTATCCCCGATAGCGAACATACCTATTTTGTCAAGCTGAAAGATAAAACAGTAGCTCCGCTAATAGAATTGACCGAAGATGGTATCGTAAAATCAATCAACGTACCGCTATCTCCTAAAAAATCGGCTCCGATGCAACCCGCCACGACACAGAAAAAGAAGATAAATCCACGTGATTTTCTGACCGAAGAGATTCTGATGGCAGGTTCTACGGCTAAAATGGCGGAGTTGGTTGCCAAAGAGATTTATAACATTCGTGAAAGTAAAAATGCCCTGGTACGCGGACAGGCAGACAACATGCCCAAAGATGGGGAGCAACTGAAGATTATGCTCGCCAACCTGGAAGAGCAAGAGGCTGCCATGACCGAAATGTTCTCGGGTACCTTGAATAAAGACGAAAAGATATTCAACATCCGCCTCACTCCGGATAAGGAAATGGACAACGAAGTAGCTTTCCGCTTTTCGAAGAAGCTGGGCATAGTTGCTAATAACGATCTTGCAGGAGAGCCGGTTTATATCACGCTGAAGAATCTGAAAACCGTCAACGTACCGGAAGACGATGGCAAAAAGAAGGTGGACGGCATTGCCTATAATGTGCCCGGCAAAGCACAAGTAACACTAACGGAGGGGAAAAAGCAATGGTTTAACGGAGAACTTCCTGTCACACAATTCGGTACCATCGAATATCTGGCTCCGGCGCTTTTCAATAAGAAATCGACTGTTCAGGTTACTTTCAACCCGGATACAGGAGGCTTGATCAAGGTAGATAGAGAAGAAGGAGAATAA
- the pdxA gene encoding 4-hydroxythreonine-4-phosphate dehydrogenase PdxA: MEDNKIKIGITQGDINGVGYEVILKTFADPVMLELCTPVIYGSPKVAAYHRKSLDLPTNFSIVNTAAEAAHNRLSVVNCTDDEVKVEFSKPDPEAGKAALGALEKAIEEFREGLIDVIVTAPINKHTIQSEGFAFPGHTEYIEQRLGNGSKSLMILMKEDFRVALVTGHIPVREIASSITKELIQEKLAIFNRSLKQDFGIGAPRIAVLALNPHAGDDGLLGTEEQEIISPAIQEMAAKGILCYGPYPADGFMGSGNFTHFDGVLAMYHDQGLAPFKALAMDEGVNYTAGLPVIRTSPAHGTAYDIAGKGVACEDSFRQAIYVAIDVFRNRQREKEAHANPLRKQYYEKRDDSDKLKLDTVDDDI; this comes from the coding sequence ATGGAAGATAACAAAATAAAAATTGGCATCACTCAGGGAGACATAAACGGGGTAGGATACGAAGTCATTTTAAAAACGTTTGCCGACCCCGTCATGTTGGAACTCTGTACACCGGTCATTTACGGCTCTCCGAAAGTGGCTGCATATCACCGCAAGTCGCTCGATTTGCCTACTAACTTCAGTATTGTCAATACCGCTGCAGAAGCTGCCCACAATCGCCTGAGCGTGGTCAACTGTACGGATGACGAGGTGAAAGTAGAGTTCTCAAAACCCGATCCGGAAGCCGGTAAAGCAGCTTTGGGAGCACTTGAGAAGGCGATAGAGGAGTTCAGGGAAGGCTTGATCGATGTCATAGTGACGGCTCCTATCAATAAGCATACGATTCAGTCCGAAGGATTTGCTTTTCCCGGACATACGGAATATATCGAACAACGTCTGGGGAATGGTTCAAAATCACTGATGATCCTGATGAAAGAGGATTTCCGGGTAGCTTTGGTAACAGGACATATTCCGGTTCGCGAGATAGCCTCTTCAATAACCAAGGAACTGATTCAGGAGAAACTTGCCATATTCAACCGGTCGTTGAAACAGGATTTCGGGATTGGTGCGCCGCGCATCGCAGTGTTGGCACTGAATCCGCATGCCGGAGATGACGGATTGCTCGGTACGGAAGAACAGGAAATCATTTCTCCTGCTATTCAGGAAATGGCTGCCAAGGGAATCTTGTGCTATGGCCCTTATCCGGCTGACGGATTTATGGGATCGGGCAATTTCACCCATTTTGACGGAGTACTGGCCATGTATCACGATCAGGGATTGGCTCCTTTCAAGGCATTGGCCATGGATGAAGGTGTGAACTACACGGCGGGTTTGCCGGTGATACGCACTTCTCCTGCGCATGGCACAGCCTATGATATTGCAGGAAAAGGCGTTGCTTGCGAAGATTCATTCCGTCAGGCTATTTATGTAGCGATCGACGTATTCCGTAACCGCCAACGTGAGAAGGAAGCACATGCCAATCCGTTACGTAAACAATATTACGAGAAACGAGACGACAGTGATAAACTGAAGCTCGATACAGTAGATGATGATATTTAA
- the secG gene encoding preprotein translocase subunit SecG produces the protein MYLLLVILMVIAAILMCFIVLIQNSKGGGLASGFSSSNQIMGVRKTTDFLEKATWGLAAFMVVMSIATAYVVPTSSSKTQDVIMEQAQQEEQTNPYNLPVGTTAPKTDAAAPVEAPATETPATPAN, from the coding sequence ATGTACTTATTATTAGTTATCTTAATGGTTATTGCAGCCATACTGATGTGCTTCATTGTGTTGATTCAGAACTCAAAAGGCGGTGGTCTTGCTTCAGGGTTCTCATCATCTAACCAGATTATGGGTGTACGCAAAACTACAGACTTTCTGGAAAAAGCAACTTGGGGCTTAGCTGCATTTATGGTTGTGATGAGCATTGCTACTGCGTATGTCGTTCCGACTTCTTCTTCTAAAACACAAGATGTCATTATGGAACAGGCACAGCAGGAAGAGCAGACCAACCCTTATAACCTGCCCGTAGGTACTACTGCACCGAAGACAGACGCTGCTGCTCCGGTTGAAGCACCTGCCACAGAAACTCCGGCTACTCCGGCAAACTAA
- a CDS encoding MFS transporter, translated as MTEQLKNKLSDSKTLRWSVLALVAFTMLCGYFLTDVMSPLKPMLEKELLWDSLDYGFFTSAYGWFNVFLLMLIFGGIILDKMGVRFTGMGACILMVLGCGLKYYAISTTFPEGALIMGFKTQVFLAALGYAIFGVGVEIAGITVSKIIVKWFKGKEMALAMGLEMATARIGTTLAMVLTVPIADYFGYTDESGSFHTNIPMPILLCLIMLCIGTIAFFIYTFYDKKLDASLDAQGEEPEEPFRMKDVMLIVTNKGFWLIALLCVLFYSAVFPFIKYATDLMVQKYNVDPKLAGNIPGLLPIGTIFLTPLFGTLYDRIGKGATLMIIGAVMLIGVHTLFALPILNVWWFATVIMIVLGIAFSLVPSAMWPSVPKIIPEKQLGTAYALIFWVQNWGLMGVPLLIGWVLNTYCKGPVVDGAQTYDYTLPMAIFACFGVLALIVALMLKAEDKKKGYGLQEANIKK; from the coding sequence ATGACAGAACAATTGAAAAACAAATTGAGTGACTCCAAAACACTTCGTTGGAGTGTGCTCGCTCTGGTCGCGTTTACTATGCTTTGCGGCTATTTCCTCACCGATGTAATGTCCCCTTTAAAGCCTATGCTCGAGAAAGAGCTTCTCTGGGATAGTTTGGACTACGGATTCTTTACCAGTGCTTACGGATGGTTCAATGTATTCCTGCTCATGTTGATTTTCGGTGGTATTATTCTCGATAAGATGGGAGTTCGTTTCACCGGTATGGGAGCTTGTATACTGATGGTGTTGGGTTGTGGACTAAAATATTATGCTATCTCTACTACTTTTCCTGAGGGAGCTTTGATTATGGGTTTCAAGACTCAGGTCTTTCTGGCGGCTTTAGGATACGCTATCTTTGGTGTCGGCGTAGAGATCGCCGGTATCACTGTCTCTAAGATTATCGTGAAATGGTTTAAAGGTAAAGAGATGGCTTTGGCTATGGGACTTGAGATGGCAACCGCACGTATCGGTACCACTTTGGCTATGGTGCTTACCGTTCCCATTGCCGATTATTTCGGCTATACGGATGAAAGCGGCAGTTTCCATACCAATATTCCGATGCCTATTTTGTTGTGCCTGATCATGCTGTGCATCGGTACTATCGCCTTTTTCATTTATACCTTTTATGATAAGAAACTTGACGCTTCTTTAGATGCTCAGGGAGAAGAACCGGAAGAACCGTTCCGTATGAAGGACGTTATGCTGATTGTCACCAATAAAGGCTTCTGGCTGATTGCTTTATTGTGTGTACTATTCTATTCTGCTGTTTTCCCCTTTATTAAATATGCAACCGACCTGATGGTGCAGAAGTATAACGTAGACCCTAAGCTGGCCGGAAATATTCCGGGATTACTACCGATAGGTACCATCTTCCTGACTCCGTTGTTTGGTACTCTTTATGACCGTATCGGTAAGGGAGCGACGTTGATGATTATCGGTGCCGTCATGCTGATTGGTGTGCATACTTTGTTTGCGCTTCCCATTCTGAACGTATGGTGGTTTGCCACTGTGATTATGATTGTTCTGGGTATTGCTTTTTCACTGGTGCCTTCGGCCATGTGGCCTTCTGTTCCGAAAATTATTCCGGAGAAACAACTGGGTACTGCCTATGCTTTGATTTTCTGGGTGCAGAACTGGGGATTGATGGGGGTACCTCTGTTGATCGGATGGGTGTTGAATACCTATTGCAAAGGTCCTGTTGTGGATGGAGCGCAGACTTATGACTATACTTTGCCTATGGCTATCTTTGCTTGTTTCGGTGTTTTGGCTCTGATTGTAGCTTTAATGTTGAAAGCGGAAGACAAGAAGAAGGGATACGGACTGCAGGAAGCAAATATCAAAAAATAA
- a CDS encoding sigma-54 interaction domain-containing protein encodes MTKAEIQQVKLRFGIIGNTEALTRAIDVAIQVAPTDLSVLITGESGVGKESFPQIIHQYSRRKHGQYIAVNCGAIPEGTIDSELFGHEKGAFTGAIGERKGYFGEADGGTIFLDEVGELPLPTQARLLRVLESGEFIKVGSSKVQKTDVRIVAATNVNLTQAIAEGRFREDLYYRLNTVPIQIPPLRERGEDVLLLFRKFASDFAEKYRMPAIQLTEDAKRVLLSYSWPGNVRQLKNITEQISIIETNREINAPILQSYLPAQSTQRLPALFGVKTGKSFESEREILYQVLFDMRQDVTELKKLVHEIMSERGAVTSNVGTFYTPAPVVAPTPSVPAIIHPVKPNCPDDDDIQDTEEYVEESLSLDEVEKEMIRKALEKHHGKRKSAAKDLNISERTLYRKIKEYGLE; translated from the coding sequence ATGACAAAAGCGGAAATACAACAGGTAAAACTAAGGTTCGGTATTATTGGTAACACTGAAGCTTTGACGCGTGCGATAGATGTTGCCATACAGGTGGCACCTACCGATTTGTCCGTGCTAATAACCGGAGAGAGTGGTGTCGGTAAGGAAAGTTTCCCTCAGATCATTCACCAATACAGTCGCCGAAAGCATGGACAGTATATTGCTGTCAACTGTGGTGCTATTCCTGAAGGAACCATCGATTCGGAACTGTTCGGTCATGAAAAAGGGGCTTTTACGGGAGCCATCGGTGAGCGAAAGGGCTATTTTGGTGAAGCCGACGGCGGAACTATTTTTCTGGATGAAGTCGGAGAATTGCCTTTGCCCACGCAGGCACGTTTGCTTCGTGTACTCGAGAGTGGGGAGTTTATAAAAGTAGGCTCCTCCAAAGTACAGAAAACGGATGTCCGCATTGTGGCTGCTACCAATGTCAATTTGACCCAGGCCATTGCAGAGGGACGTTTCCGTGAGGATTTATACTATCGTCTCAATACGGTGCCCATCCAGATCCCTCCTTTGCGGGAGCGTGGAGAAGATGTGCTGTTACTGTTCCGTAAGTTTGCAAGTGACTTTGCAGAGAAGTATCGTATGCCCGCCATACAGCTGACCGAAGATGCCAAACGGGTTTTGCTGTCTTATTCCTGGCCGGGTAATGTGCGTCAGTTGAAGAATATCACGGAGCAAATCTCTATAATTGAGACCAATCGTGAGATTAATGCCCCTATCTTGCAATCTTATCTGCCTGCCCAGAGTACGCAGCGATTGCCTGCCCTGTTTGGTGTAAAGACAGGGAAGAGCTTCGAAAGTGAACGTGAAATCTTATATCAGGTCCTTTTTGACATGCGACAAGATGTGACCGAACTGAAAAAGCTTGTACACGAAATCATGTCCGAGCGCGGAGCGGTAACCTCCAATGTCGGTACGTTTTATACGCCGGCTCCGGTAGTAGCCCCTACACCCTCAGTGCCTGCCATCATTCATCCGGTCAAGCCCAATTGTCCCGATGACGATGACATACAAGATACCGAAGAGTATGTGGAAGAGTCGCTTTCGTTGGACGAAGTCGAGAAAGAAATGATACGCAAAGCCCTTGAAAAGCATCATGGCAAGCGAAAAAGCGCGGCAAAGGATCTTAATATATCCGAGCGTACCCTTTACCGAAAAATAAAAGAATATGGATTGGAATAA
- the rlmN gene encoding 23S rRNA (adenine(2503)-C(2))-methyltransferase RlmN: MPKYPLLGMTLTELQSVTKDLGMPAFAAKQIASWLYDKKVTSIDEMTNLSLKHRELLKGEYDLGISAPVDEMRSVDGTVKYLYQVSDNHFVEAVYIPDEDRATLCVSSQVGCKMNCKFCMTGKQGFTASLTANQILNQIAALPERDKLTNVVMMGMGEPLDNLDEVLKALHILTASYGYGWSPKRITLSSVGLRKGLQRFIEESECHLAISLHSPFPSQRSELMPAERAFSIKEMVDLLKNYDFSKQRRLSFEYIVFKGVNDSLIYAKELLKLLRGLDCRVNLIRFHAIPGVDLEGAGMETMTSFRDYLTSHGLFTTIRASRGEDIFAACGMLSTAKQEESNKN; the protein is encoded by the coding sequence ATGCCCAAATATCCGCTTTTAGGAATGACCCTTACCGAATTGCAATCTGTCACCAAAGATTTGGGGATGCCTGCTTTTGCAGCCAAACAGATCGCTTCCTGGTTATACGATAAAAAAGTGACTTCTATTGATGAAATGACCAATCTGTCGTTGAAGCATAGAGAGTTGCTCAAGGGAGAGTATGATTTGGGGATATCCGCGCCTGTTGATGAGATGCGTTCCGTAGATGGTACGGTGAAGTATCTTTATCAGGTGAGTGACAATCATTTTGTTGAAGCGGTGTATATTCCGGACGAGGATCGGGCGACATTGTGCGTGTCTTCTCAGGTAGGCTGTAAAATGAACTGTAAGTTCTGCATGACGGGTAAACAAGGATTTACCGCAAGTCTGACAGCCAATCAGATCTTGAATCAAATCGCAGCATTGCCAGAGCGGGATAAGTTGACTAATGTCGTGATGATGGGGATGGGCGAGCCTCTCGATAATTTGGATGAAGTATTAAAAGCACTGCATATCCTGACCGCTTCGTATGGATACGGATGGAGCCCCAAGCGTATTACTTTGTCGTCTGTAGGATTGCGGAAAGGACTTCAACGCTTTATTGAAGAAAGCGAATGTCATCTGGCTATCAGCCTGCATTCTCCTTTTCCTTCACAACGTTCTGAGCTGATGCCGGCCGAAAGGGCTTTCTCGATTAAAGAAATGGTCGATCTGTTAAAAAACTATGATTTTAGTAAACAGCGCAGACTTTCGTTTGAATACATTGTTTTTAAGGGCGTCAATGATTCGCTGATTTATGCTAAGGAGCTGTTGAAATTGCTGCGTGGGCTTGACTGCCGGGTGAACTTAATCCGGTTTCATGCCATTCCTGGGGTAGACCTCGAGGGTGCCGGTATGGAGACTATGACGTCATTTCGTGACTACCTGACCTCACATGGACTGTTCACTACCATTCGGGCTTCCCGGGGAGAAGATATTTTTGCCGCTTGCGGGATGTTATCGACGGCTAAACAGGAGGAGAGTAACAAGAATTAA
- a CDS encoding peptidylprolyl isomerase, protein MATLQNIRSKGPLLVIVIGLALFAFIAGDAWKVLQPHQSHDVGEVNGETLSAQDYQNMVEEYTEVIKFSSGMSSLNDEQTNQVKDEVWRSYVNNKLIEKEAKKLGITVSKAEIQSIINEGVNPLLQQTPFRNPQTGAFDKDMLKKFLADYSKMDKTKMPSQYVEYYEGMHKLWSFVEKTLIQSRLAEKYQALVTKALFSNPVEAQDAFDARVNQSDVLLAAVPYSSIVDSTITVKESELKDLYNKKKEQFKQYVETRNIKYIDVQVIASAEDRAAIQQEVTDYTNQLATANGDYTTFIRSTGSEYPYVDLYYTKKAFPSDVVARMDSASIGQVYGPYYNAGDNTINSFKVLSKVAAADSVQFRQIQVYTEDAAKTKALADSIYTAIKGGADFTALAKKYGQTGESNWISSANYENAQVDGDNLKFISTINNLGVNELSNVALGQGNIILQVTDKKAVKDKYKVAVIKRAVEFSKETYNKAYNEFSQFIAANPTVDKVAANAEESGYKLLERNDLYSSEHGIGGIRGTKEALKWAFAAKPGEVSGLYECGESDRMLVVGLVSVIEEGYRPLAQVQDQLRAEIIRDKKAEKIMADMKAANATTIAQYTSMANAVSDSVKHVTFAAPAYVAALRSSEPLVGAYASVSDINKLSAPIKGNGGVFVLQVYAKDKLNETFDAQSEEATLENMHARLASRFMNDLYLKGDVKDKRYLFF, encoded by the coding sequence ATGGCAACATTACAAAACATTAGATCCAAAGGACCCCTGTTGGTGATCGTTATTGGTTTGGCTTTGTTTGCTTTCATTGCGGGCGATGCCTGGAAAGTTCTCCAGCCACACCAATCGCATGATGTAGGCGAAGTCAATGGAGAAACTCTTTCTGCTCAGGACTACCAGAACATGGTAGAAGAATATACCGAGGTTATCAAGTTCTCAAGCGGAATGAGTTCATTGAATGATGAACAGACCAATCAGGTGAAAGACGAAGTATGGCGTAGCTATGTGAACAATAAACTGATTGAAAAAGAAGCGAAGAAGCTCGGTATTACTGTTTCGAAGGCTGAAATTCAATCAATCATTAACGAAGGTGTGAATCCGTTGCTGCAGCAGACTCCGTTCCGCAATCCTCAAACGGGCGCTTTCGATAAAGATATGTTGAAGAAATTCTTGGCTGACTACTCTAAAATGGACAAGACCAAGATGCCGTCTCAATATGTGGAATACTATGAAGGAATGCACAAACTTTGGTCATTTGTAGAAAAGACACTGATCCAGAGCCGTTTGGCGGAAAAATACCAGGCACTGGTGACTAAAGCTCTTTTCTCTAATCCGGTTGAGGCACAGGATGCATTCGACGCAAGAGTAAACCAGTCGGATGTTCTGTTGGCTGCTGTTCCTTATTCTTCTATTGTAGACTCTACTATCACAGTGAAAGAGTCTGAACTGAAAGATCTCTATAACAAGAAGAAAGAACAGTTCAAACAATATGTTGAAACACGCAACATCAAATACATCGATGTACAGGTGATAGCCAGTGCAGAAGACAGAGCTGCTATCCAGCAGGAAGTGACTGATTATACAAACCAACTGGCTACTGCCAATGGTGATTATACTACTTTCATCCGTTCTACCGGATCGGAATATCCGTATGTTGATTTGTACTATACCAAGAAAGCTTTCCCGTCAGATGTAGTTGCACGCATGGATTCAGCTTCGATTGGACAAGTATATGGCCCTTACTACAATGCAGGCGACAATACTATCAATTCGTTCAAGGTGTTGTCTAAAGTGGCTGCTGCCGATTCTGTGCAGTTCCGTCAGATTCAGGTTTACACAGAAGACGCTGCTAAAACAAAAGCTTTGGCTGACAGCATCTATACTGCTATTAAGGGTGGGGCCGACTTTACAGCTTTGGCTAAGAAGTACGGACAAACAGGTGAATCCAACTGGATTTCGTCTGCTAACTACGAAAATGCACAGGTTGATGGCGATAACTTGAAATTTATCAGCACTATCAACAATCTGGGAGTAAACGAACTCTCTAACGTAGCCTTGGGACAAGGCAATATCATTTTGCAGGTGACTGATAAGAAAGCTGTGAAAGATAAATATAAAGTTGCCGTTATCAAGCGTGCGGTTGAGTTCAGCAAAGAAACTTATAATAAAGCTTATAATGAATTCAGCCAGTTTATTGCAGCTAACCCGACAGTAGACAAGGTTGCGGCCAATGCTGAAGAATCAGGCTATAAATTGCTCGAAAGAAATGATCTGTATAGCTCAGAACACGGAATCGGTGGTATCAGAGGGACTAAAGAAGCACTGAAATGGGCCTTTGCTGCAAAACCGGGTGAAGTTTCCGGCTTATATGAATGTGGCGAAAGCGACCGCATGTTGGTTGTTGGTCTGGTTAGCGTGATCGAAGAAGGTTATCGTCCTTTGGCCCAGGTTCAGGATCAGTTGAGAGCTGAAATCATTCGTGATAAGAAAGCTGAGAAGATCATGGCCGACATGAAGGCTGCCAATGCAACTACAATTGCCCAGTACACATCGATGGCCAATGCAGTAAGTGATTCTGTAAAACACGTAACATTTGCAGCGCCTGCTTATGTAGCCGCTTTGCGTAGTAGTGAGCCGCTGGTAGGCGCATACGCTTCGGTTTCGGATATCAATAAGCTGAGCGCTCCTATCAAGGGTAATGGCGGTGTGTTTGTGTTGCAGGTATATGCCAAAGATAAGCTGAACGAAACATTCGATGCCCAATCAGAAGAGGCTACATTGGAAAACATGCATGCCCGTCTGGCAAGTCGTTTTATGAACGATCTTTATCTGAAAGGCGATGTAAAAGATAAACGATACCTGTTCTTCTAA
- a CDS encoding PqqD family protein, with amino-acid sequence MADVKEKINLLDVIPFRSENITAEKGSDGTVTIAFPRFKYEWMRRFLLPKGMSADIHVRLEDHGTAVWELIDGKRTVRRIIEELAEHFNYEENYESRITAYITQLQKDGFVKLVIEN; translated from the coding sequence ATGGCAGACGTGAAAGAGAAAATAAATCTTCTGGATGTAATTCCTTTCCGTAGTGAAAATATTACGGCCGAAAAGGGAAGCGATGGTACCGTTACCATTGCTTTCCCCCGGTTTAAATACGAGTGGATGCGGCGATTCTTGTTGCCTAAAGGAATGTCTGCGGATATTCATGTCCGGCTGGAAGATCATGGCACTGCCGTATGGGAGTTGATTGACGGAAAGAGAACCGTACGCCGGATTATTGAAGAGCTGGCAGAACACTTCAATTATGAAGAAAATTACGAATCACGTATTACGGCTTATATCACTCAGTTGCAGAAAGACGGATTTGTGAAATTAGTGATTGAGAACTGA
- the lptE gene encoding LPS assembly lipoprotein LptE — MDWNKKIMRISLLVFTLVVGISCTVSYKFNGGNINYDKVKTISIADFPIKSDYVYAPLGTKFNEDLKDIFLRQTRLKLVNNNADLEIDGEITGYNQYNQAVSADGYSSETKLTITVNVRFVNNTNHEQDFEQQFSAFRVYDSRELLTAVQDGLIAEMTKEITDQIFNATVANW, encoded by the coding sequence ATGGATTGGAATAAAAAGATAATGCGAATTTCACTGCTGGTTTTCACACTGGTAGTAGGAATTTCGTGTACTGTTTCTTATAAGTTTAATGGTGGTAATATCAATTACGATAAGGTAAAGACTATCTCTATTGCTGACTTTCCTATTAAGTCGGACTATGTTTATGCACCGTTAGGTACTAAGTTCAACGAGGACCTGAAAGACATTTTCCTTCGTCAGACCCGTCTGAAACTGGTGAATAATAATGCCGACCTCGAGATTGATGGAGAGATTACCGGATATAACCAGTATAACCAGGCTGTTTCGGCCGACGGATACTCTTCTGAAACCAAGCTGACCATCACAGTGAATGTTCGTTTTGTGAACAATACGAATCATGAACAGGACTTCGAGCAACAGTTCTCGGCCTTCCGTGTCTATGATTCGAGGGAGTTGCTGACAGCCGTTCAGGACGGACTGATTGCGGAGATGACCAAAGAGATTACAGATCAAATATTTAACGCAACGGTAGCAAACTGGTAA